From one Rhodoferax sp. PAMC 29310 genomic stretch:
- a CDS encoding efflux RND transporter permease subunit, which yields MNLSELFIRRPVMTVLLNIAIVVAGVIGFRSIPVAALPSYDTPVINVSANLAGANPETMASSVALPLEKQFQTVPGLKTISSTSTQGSTSLTLEFEEGRNIDAAAVDVQAALLRAQRSLPADMTNTPAYRKVNPADAPILLIALTSPSMAPSELQDYAGHLISPTLSTIDGVAQVNIFGQKRYAVRVQVKPDLLAARNMGLDELSAALRSANVNTPLGTFDGPRQTLTLQANRQLKNAADFAEIIVSNKGGNAVRLKDVARVEDSLETLKSWATLNGENSITIAIQRQPGANTVRVVDAVRAALPQLQSQLPDSITMTAVNDRSVSVREALHDVSLTLIGTIVLVVLVIFLFLRRFVATVIPALSLPVSLMGAVALLWGMSYSLDNISLLGLTLAVGLVVDDAIVVLENIIRHIEKGVPPFQAALKGAREVGFTIISISTSLIAVFIPIFFMPGVIGLLFHEFAVVVALAIVVSAFVSLTLVPMLASRFLTDESHKKPPGVVVRSFERGFDAVLGAYARWLDRALAHRKTVLMIALATFIATAWLFIVIPKGFFPEEDIGQIQVSTEASEDTSFPEMVKLQERAAAIIRQDPNVAAVSSFNGGTGAQNSGRMFVTLKPTGERLPMKKVVEGLRGKLKSVAGINVFLRPTQNLQLGGRASKAQYQYILQSVTSDELNTWVGKLQAKLRDDPAFRDVNSDAQLKGLQAQLKIDRDRANTLGVSIEGIRTALFNAFGERQVSTIYLPTDSYQVIMEVVPEAKQDESALAGIYVRSSTGGLVPLSSFTTVERTVGATSINHVGQLQAVTVSFNLAPGVALGDATAKIDAARESIRMPSSIIATYGGDAAVFKSSQGSQAALIISALLVIYVLLGVLYESFIHPITILAGLPSAAVGALATLMLFGQDLTLIATIGIVLLIGVVKKNAIMMIDFALDAQRHEGMTPAAAIREACLMRFRPIMMTTLAALMGALPIAVGIGAGAELRQPLGLAVVGGLVFSQAITLFITPVIYLALDRFSGKGPVTTPEVLAPV from the coding sequence ATGAACCTGTCTGAACTCTTTATCCGCCGTCCGGTGATGACGGTGCTGCTCAACATTGCCATCGTCGTCGCCGGTGTCATTGGCTTTCGTAGCATTCCGGTGGCGGCGCTACCCAGCTACGACACGCCGGTCATCAACGTGTCTGCCAACCTGGCGGGCGCCAACCCCGAGACCATGGCCAGCTCGGTCGCCTTGCCGCTCGAAAAACAATTTCAGACCGTGCCCGGCCTGAAAACCATCAGCTCCACCAGCACCCAGGGCAGCACCTCGCTCACGCTGGAATTTGAAGAAGGCCGCAACATTGACGCCGCCGCCGTGGACGTTCAAGCCGCGCTGCTGCGCGCCCAGCGCTCCTTGCCGGCCGACATGACCAACACCCCGGCCTACCGCAAGGTGAATCCGGCCGATGCGCCTATTTTGCTGATTGCGCTGACCTCGCCCTCGATGGCGCCTTCCGAGTTGCAGGACTATGCCGGGCATCTGATTTCCCCCACGTTGTCCACCATCGACGGCGTGGCGCAGGTCAACATCTTTGGCCAGAAACGCTACGCGGTGCGGGTTCAGGTCAAGCCGGATTTGCTGGCTGCCCGCAACATGGGCCTGGACGAATTGAGCGCCGCGCTGCGCTCGGCCAACGTGAACACGCCGCTGGGCACGTTTGACGGCCCCCGCCAAACTCTGACCCTGCAGGCCAACCGCCAGCTTAAAAACGCTGCTGACTTTGCGGAGATCATCGTCAGCAACAAAGGCGGCAATGCAGTTCGCCTCAAAGACGTGGCGCGGGTGGAAGACAGCCTGGAAACCCTCAAAAGCTGGGCCACCCTGAATGGGGAAAACTCCATCACCATTGCTATTCAGCGCCAACCCGGTGCCAATACGGTACGCGTGGTGGATGCCGTACGCGCCGCCTTGCCCCAGTTGCAAAGCCAGCTGCCCGACTCCATCACCATGACGGCAGTGAACGACCGCTCCGTGTCCGTGCGCGAAGCCCTGCATGACGTCAGTTTGACTCTGATCGGCACCATCGTGCTGGTCGTCCTGGTCATTTTCTTGTTTCTGCGCCGCTTTGTGGCCACCGTCATTCCGGCGCTGTCCCTGCCCGTCTCGCTGATGGGCGCCGTCGCCTTGCTGTGGGGCATGTCTTACAGCCTCGACAACATTTCCCTGCTGGGCCTGACTCTGGCCGTGGGGCTGGTGGTGGACGACGCTATCGTCGTGTTGGAAAACATCATCCGCCACATCGAAAAAGGCGTGCCGCCGTTTCAGGCTGCCTTGAAGGGCGCGCGCGAGGTGGGCTTCACCATCATCTCCATCTCTACCTCGCTCATCGCGGTGTTCATTCCCATCTTCTTTATGCCAGGCGTCATAGGTCTGCTGTTTCATGAGTTTGCCGTGGTGGTGGCGCTGGCGATTGTGGTCTCGGCCTTCGTGTCTTTGACGCTGGTGCCCATGCTGGCCAGCCGATTTCTGACCGACGAATCTCACAAAAAACCGCCGGGCGTCGTGGTGCGCTCGTTTGAACGCGGCTTTGACGCCGTGCTGGGCGCCTATGCCCGCTGGCTGGACAGGGCTCTTGCCCACCGAAAAACCGTGTTAATGATCGCCCTGGCCACCTTCATCGCCACCGCCTGGTTGTTCATCGTCATTCCCAAAGGGTTTTTCCCTGAAGAAGACATTGGCCAGATTCAGGTCTCCACCGAGGCGTCTGAAGACACCTCCTTCCCCGAGATGGTCAAGCTGCAAGAACGGGCTGCCGCCATCATTCGCCAAGACCCCAATGTCGCGGCGGTGAGCTCCTTTAACGGCGGCACCGGTGCCCAAAACTCGGGCCGCATGTTTGTCACCCTCAAACCTACGGGCGAGCGCTTGCCCATGAAAAAAGTGGTGGAAGGTCTGCGTGGCAAGCTCAAGAGCGTGGCAGGCATCAACGTGTTCCTGCGTCCCACCCAAAACCTGCAATTGGGAGGACGGGCTAGCAAGGCGCAGTACCAGTACATCCTGCAAAGTGTCACCTCTGACGAACTCAATACCTGGGTGGGCAAGCTGCAAGCCAAGCTGCGCGATGACCCGGCCTTTCGGGATGTGAACAGTGACGCCCAGCTCAAAGGCCTGCAAGCGCAACTGAAGATTGACCGCGACCGCGCCAACACCCTGGGCGTGTCCATTGAGGGCATTCGCACCGCCTTGTTCAACGCCTTTGGCGAACGTCAGGTGTCCACCATCTACCTGCCCACCGACAGCTACCAGGTGATCATGGAAGTGGTGCCCGAGGCCAAACAAGACGAAAGCGCGTTGGCCGGCATTTATGTGCGATCGTCCACCGGCGGTCTGGTGCCCCTGTCCAGCTTCACCACCGTGGAGCGTACTGTGGGCGCCACGTCGATCAACCACGTGGGCCAGTTGCAAGCCGTGACCGTGTCCTTCAACCTGGCGCCCGGTGTGGCGCTGGGCGATGCCACTGCCAAGATCGACGCCGCTCGCGAGAGTATTCGCATGCCGTCCTCCATCATTGCCACCTATGGTGGCGACGCAGCGGTGTTTAAAAGCTCGCAGGGCAGCCAGGCGGCGCTGATCATCTCCGCGCTGCTGGTGATTTACGTGTTGCTGGGCGTGCTGTATGAAAGCTTCATCCACCCCATCACCATTCTGGCGGGCTTGCCATCGGCCGCCGTGGGCGCGCTGGCCACGCTGATGCTGTTTGGCCAGGACCTCACCTTGATTGCCACTATTGGCATCGTGCTGCTCATAGGTGTCGTCAAAAAGAACGCCATCATGATGATCGACTTCGCGCTGGATGCGCAGCGCCATGAGGGCATGACGCCCGCTGCCGCCATCCGGGAGGCCTGCCTCATGCGTTTTCGCCCGATCATGATGACCACGCTGGCCGCCCTCATGGGCGCCTTGCCCATCGCCGTGGGTATTGGTGCTGGCGCCGAGCTGCGCCAACCGTTGGGTCTCGCTGTGGTGGGCGGCCTAGTGTTCTCTCAGGCCATTACGCTCTTCATCACCCCCGTGATTTACCTCGCGCTGGACCGTTTCAGCGGCAAAGGCCCGGTGACGACGCCGGAGGTGTTGGCGCCTGTGTGA
- a CDS encoding efflux RND transporter periplasmic adaptor subunit, whose protein sequence is MNKLPLLSVTVCCLAVAALLSTSVGAQNAPATPASPVAAGGGSSSGAPVSVTTVKAKKIDMPLLLRATGTVTPLTSVDVRAQVSSLVSRVHIKEGQFVKAGELLFTLDARTDEANVGKVRAQLAKDNVALADARRQFARSQQLFSQNFISQGALDASQTVVESQLAAVAASQASVSASQVALSYARIVAPHAGRVGAINVFPGSAVQANVTPLVTVTQLDPVAVAYSIPQRNLSDALAALKEGGSPVTATLADGAGTFEGRLKFVDSVVDASSGAVKAKAVFANSDHKLWPGAFVEVSQTVGVIKDAVVVPQAAIVQNARGTLVYAMVDGKAESMPVKVLYSQGADAAVEGIKPGSVLVLDGKQNVRPGSTLVERTKDGGNGGRDKGEKGEKGDKSPGADKGDKGEKGDKTEKTDKTAADAGAEPKRKSAP, encoded by the coding sequence ATGAACAAGTTGCCCCTTCTCTCCGTTACGGTGTGCTGTCTGGCCGTGGCCGCTTTGCTGAGTACTTCAGTCGGTGCACAAAACGCGCCTGCCACACCTGCTTCACCGGTTGCCGCCGGGGGTGGGTCGTCATCGGGGGCCCCGGTGTCAGTGACCACCGTGAAGGCCAAAAAAATCGATATGCCTTTGCTGTTGCGGGCGACCGGCACCGTGACGCCGCTGACCAGTGTGGACGTGCGCGCCCAGGTGTCCAGCTTGGTGAGCAGAGTTCATATCAAGGAAGGGCAGTTCGTCAAAGCCGGTGAGCTGCTGTTCACCCTGGACGCCCGTACCGACGAGGCCAATGTAGGCAAGGTGCGCGCCCAACTGGCCAAGGACAACGTCGCTTTGGCAGACGCCCGCCGGCAGTTCGCTCGCTCGCAGCAGTTGTTCTCCCAAAACTTCATTTCCCAAGGCGCACTGGATGCCAGCCAGACCGTGGTCGAGTCGCAATTGGCTGCCGTAGCGGCCTCGCAGGCGTCCGTGTCGGCCAGCCAGGTGGCTTTGTCATACGCCCGCATCGTGGCTCCGCACGCGGGGCGCGTCGGGGCCATCAATGTGTTTCCAGGCAGTGCCGTGCAGGCCAATGTCACCCCGCTGGTCACCGTCACCCAGTTGGACCCGGTGGCGGTCGCTTACAGCATTCCCCAGCGCAATTTGAGCGACGCGCTGGCCGCGCTCAAAGAAGGGGGCTCACCCGTGACGGCCACGCTGGCTGACGGCGCGGGCACGTTTGAAGGGCGCCTCAAGTTTGTGGACAGCGTGGTGGACGCCAGCTCCGGTGCGGTTAAAGCCAAAGCCGTGTTTGCCAACAGCGACCACAAGCTTTGGCCGGGTGCCTTTGTGGAGGTGTCGCAGACCGTGGGCGTGATCAAAGACGCCGTGGTGGTGCCCCAAGCCGCCATCGTGCAAAACGCGCGTGGCACGCTGGTTTACGCCATGGTGGACGGCAAGGCGGAGTCCATGCCCGTCAAAGTGCTGTATTCGCAGGGCGCCGATGCCGCTGTAGAAGGCATCAAACCCGGTTCGGTACTGGTACTGGACGGCAAACAAAACGTGCGTCCCGGCAGCACGTTGGTCGAACGCACCAAAGACGGTGGCAATGGCGGCCGTGACAAAGGTGAAAAAGGCGAAAAGGGCGACAAATCCCCTGGCGCCGACAAAGGCGACAAAGGTGAGAAGGGCGACAAAACCGAGAAAACTGACAAAACCGCTGCCGACGCAGGTGCTGAGCCCAAACGCAAGAGCGCACCATGA
- a CDS encoding DUF2789 domain-containing protein, producing MNSPTHPFSELFLQLGLPAGEVDIQQFLASHTPLAADVLLPNAPFWTPTQSALLREEALKDADWAAVIDQLNLALRAKRE from the coding sequence ATGAATTCACCGACCCATCCTTTTTCAGAACTATTTCTGCAGTTGGGCCTGCCCGCCGGCGAGGTCGACATTCAGCAGTTCCTGGCCAGCCATACCCCACTGGCGGCGGACGTGTTATTGCCCAACGCCCCGTTCTGGACGCCTACCCAGTCCGCCTTGCTGCGCGAAGAGGCCTTGAAAGACGCGGACTGGGCCGCTGTTATTGACCAGCTCAACCTCGCCTTGCGCGCCAAGCGCGAATAA
- the miaB gene encoding tRNA (N6-isopentenyl adenosine(37)-C2)-methylthiotransferase MiaB, whose protein sequence is MSKKVFIKTFGCQMNEYDSDKMSDVLKAAQGYEPTTNVDEADLILFNTCSVREKAQEKVFSDLGRVKHLKKKGVLIGVGGCVASQEGAAIIERAPYVDVVFGPQTLHRLPQLLAERERLNRPQVDISFPEIEKFDHLPPAKVDGASAFVSIMEGCSKYCSYCVVPYTRGEEVSRPFEDVLVEVAGLADQGVKEVTLLGQNVNAYRARMIGDELALSAEMADFATLLEYVSDIPGIERIRYTTSHPNEFTPSLIAAYDKLPKLVSHLHLPVQHGSDRILMAMKRGYTAMEYKSTVRKLRAIRPDMAMSSDFIVGFPGETEEDFGKMMKLIDDVGFDNSFSFIFSPRPGTPAANLHDDTPHEVKLRRLQHLQGVINDSIKRISESRLGTMQRLLVEGPSKRDGSELMGRTECNRVVNFAGQPRLIGQMVDVNITETRTFSLRGEVVTQGQPLAV, encoded by the coding sequence ATGAGCAAAAAAGTCTTTATCAAAACCTTCGGCTGCCAGATGAACGAGTACGACTCGGACAAGATGAGCGACGTCCTGAAAGCGGCCCAAGGCTACGAGCCCACCACCAACGTTGACGAGGCTGACCTGATCTTGTTCAACACCTGTTCGGTGCGCGAGAAAGCCCAGGAAAAAGTGTTCTCCGACCTGGGCCGCGTCAAGCACCTGAAGAAAAAAGGCGTGCTGATTGGCGTGGGCGGCTGCGTGGCCAGCCAGGAAGGGGCGGCCATCATCGAGCGCGCGCCCTATGTGGACGTGGTGTTTGGCCCGCAAACCCTGCACCGCCTGCCGCAGCTGTTGGCCGAGCGCGAGCGGCTCAACCGCCCGCAGGTGGATATCAGCTTCCCCGAGATCGAAAAATTTGACCACCTGCCGCCCGCCAAGGTGGATGGGGCCTCGGCTTTTGTGAGCATCATGGAAGGCTGCTCCAAGTACTGCAGCTACTGCGTGGTGCCTTACACCCGGGGCGAAGAAGTGTCGCGCCCGTTTGAAGACGTGCTGGTGGAGGTGGCCGGGCTGGCCGACCAGGGCGTGAAAGAAGTCACGCTGCTGGGGCAGAACGTGAACGCCTACCGCGCCCGGATGATTGGTGATGAGTTGGCGCTGAGCGCTGAGATGGCGGACTTTGCCACGCTGTTGGAATATGTGTCTGACATTCCCGGCATTGAGCGCATTCGCTACACCACCAGCCACCCCAACGAGTTCACCCCGTCCCTGATCGCCGCGTACGACAAGCTGCCCAAGCTGGTCAGCCACTTGCACCTGCCCGTGCAGCACGGCTCGGACCGCATTTTGATGGCCATGAAACGCGGTTACACCGCCATGGAATACAAATCCACTGTTCGCAAATTACGCGCGATCCGGCCCGACATGGCCATGAGCAGTGACTTCATCGTGGGCTTTCCCGGCGAGACGGAAGAAGACTTTGGAAAGATGATGAAGCTGATTGACGATGTGGGGTTCGATAACTCCTTCAGTTTCATCTTCAGCCCCCGCCCCGGCACGCCTGCGGCCAACTTGCATGACGACACTCCACACGAGGTAAAGCTGCGCCGCCTGCAGCACCTGCAAGGCGTCATCAACGACAGCATCAAACGCATCAGCGAGAGCCGCTTGGGCACGATGCAGCGCCTGCTGGTCGAAGGTCCGTCCAAACGCGATGGCAGCGAACTGATGGGCCGCACCGAATGCAACCGGGTGGTTAACTTTGCCGGCCAGCCGCGCTTGATTGGGCAGATGGTGGATGTGAACATCACCGAGACACGCACGTTTTCGCTGCGCGGCGAGGTGGTCACTCAAGGGCAGCCTTTGGCGGTCTGA
- a CDS encoding IS481 family transposase translates to MSQVHPCARTTPRTRAEIRTSPAGASALADRYNITPATARKWKEREDSEDRSHRPRTLKTTLSPAQEQLVVELRRTVLLPLDDLLAITREFINAAVSRSGLDRCLRRHGVSDLKGLLPQVEGEPAPLKTFKDYEPGFIHIDSKYLPQMPDETKRRYLFVAIDRATRWVYFHIYNDQTDVSSTDFLCRLRKVSPMRIQKILTDNGSQFTDRFTAKSKQATGKHTFDISCAEMGIVHRLSPPRHPQTNGMVERFNGRISDLVKQTRFSSAAELETTLTLYLKTYNHHIPQRALKHQTPIQALQKWRAEKPDLFVKRVYEQAGLDMYGLRPPKAALE, encoded by the coding sequence ATGAGTCAAGTCCATCCCTGCGCCCGAACCACCCCTCGCACACGCGCTGAGATAAGGACCTCGCCCGCTGGTGCCAGTGCGCTGGCCGACCGATACAACATCACGCCCGCCACCGCTCGCAAGTGGAAAGAGCGCGAAGATTCAGAGGATCGCTCCCACCGCCCGCGTACGCTGAAGACGACGCTCAGTCCAGCGCAGGAGCAACTTGTTGTCGAGCTTCGGCGCACAGTTCTACTGCCCCTGGACGACCTGCTGGCGATCACCCGCGAGTTCATCAATGCCGCTGTTTCACGCTCAGGCTTGGACCGTTGTTTGCGCCGCCATGGCGTCTCCGATCTGAAAGGCCTGCTGCCACAAGTTGAGGGGGAGCCTGCGCCACTGAAAACCTTCAAGGACTACGAGCCTGGATTCATACACATTGACAGCAAGTACCTGCCGCAGATGCCTGATGAGACGAAGAGGCGCTACCTCTTTGTGGCCATTGATCGAGCGACACGGTGGGTCTATTTCCACATTTACAACGACCAGACTGACGTCAGCAGTACCGATTTTTTGTGCCGGTTGAGAAAAGTCTCGCCCATGAGAATTCAAAAGATTCTGACTGACAACGGAAGTCAATTTACCGACCGTTTTACAGCCAAGAGCAAACAAGCCACGGGCAAGCATACGTTCGACATCAGCTGTGCCGAGATGGGTATCGTGCATCGCCTGTCGCCCCCACGCCATCCGCAAACCAATGGCATGGTGGAGCGCTTCAATGGGCGCATCAGCGACTTGGTTAAGCAAACACGTTTCTCATCAGCGGCTGAGCTGGAGACGACTCTGACGCTCTATTTAAAGACCTACAACCACCATATCCCGCAGCGGGCTTTGAAGCACCAAACACCTATTCAAGCTTTGCAGAAATGGCGCGCAGAAAAACCTGATTTGTTTGTCAAGCGAGTTTATGAACAGGCGGGACTTGACATGTACGGACTCAGACCGCCAAAGGCTGCCCTTGAGTGA
- a CDS encoding putative bifunctional diguanylate cyclase/phosphodiesterase, translating into MCRPLAGWNATHDMGLQVAVALLFSLLVTYLAWLLFEMQMRDQQLEIEVSDRTAEILVAQRHLEATMAAIPDALFEMDLEGRHLTCQTPVDEYLARPADVLLGKTAAEVMPPESAAIVMSALQEANVNARSTGKQFKLPLASGEHWFELSISRKAGGANDEPRFVVLSRNITQNKLAEERIRMLAHFDPLTGLPNRSMLSDRCKQALATAHRKQQSLALLFLDLDHFKNINDSLGHLVGDQLLIAFADRLQSEVREQDTVSRLGGDEFVLILPDTDAKGAAHMAEKLLKSSMQALQLAQHELTVSPSIGISMFPVDGADLDDLSRCADAAMCRAKQEGRNGYRFFTPEMQSQSERILAIENGLRKALERQQLSLCYQPQVCLNKRTVSGAEVLLRWTHPELGSVSPAEFISIAESSGLILPIGEWVLRTAAQQWTNWMAAGMAPITLSVNLSSVQFRHADLPEMVSTVLRETGLAPHLLELELTEGVTMDKPDLAVAVMNDLHGRGIRMSIDDFGTGYSSLSYLKKFKISKIKIDQSFVRDITVDPDDKAIVGAIIKMADNLSMSAIAEGVETQAQLDYLREQGCDQVQGYFFSRPLVPDQFIEFIDEHQNPA; encoded by the coding sequence GTGTGTCGCCCCTTGGCAGGCTGGAATGCCACGCATGACATGGGGTTGCAGGTGGCTGTGGCGCTGCTTTTCAGTCTGTTGGTGACCTATCTGGCTTGGTTGCTGTTTGAAATGCAAATGCGGGATCAACAGCTGGAGATCGAGGTCAGCGACAGAACGGCTGAGATTCTGGTTGCCCAACGGCACCTGGAGGCCACCATGGCCGCCATTCCTGACGCCCTGTTTGAAATGGACTTGGAGGGGCGGCACCTCACTTGCCAAACACCTGTTGATGAGTATCTGGCGCGGCCGGCTGATGTTTTGCTTGGCAAGACGGCGGCTGAGGTGATGCCGCCGGAATCTGCCGCCATCGTGATGTCTGCACTGCAAGAGGCCAATGTGAACGCCCGTTCGACCGGCAAGCAGTTCAAGCTGCCGCTGGCCTCGGGGGAGCACTGGTTCGAGTTGTCCATTTCCCGCAAGGCGGGCGGGGCGAATGACGAGCCGCGATTCGTGGTCTTGTCACGCAACATCACCCAGAACAAGCTGGCGGAGGAACGCATCCGCATGCTGGCGCATTTCGACCCCTTGACCGGCCTGCCCAATCGCTCCATGTTGTCTGACCGCTGCAAACAGGCCCTGGCGACAGCGCATCGCAAGCAGCAGTCGCTGGCGTTGCTGTTTCTGGATTTGGACCATTTCAAAAACATCAATGACTCGCTGGGGCACTTAGTGGGCGACCAACTGCTGATTGCCTTCGCTGATCGCCTGCAATCCGAGGTCCGGGAGCAAGACACGGTGTCTCGCCTGGGTGGGGATGAGTTTGTGCTGATTCTTCCGGACACCGACGCAAAAGGCGCCGCTCACATGGCCGAGAAGCTGCTGAAGTCCTCCATGCAAGCCTTGCAACTGGCGCAGCATGAGCTGACGGTCTCGCCCAGCATCGGGATTTCGATGTTTCCTGTGGATGGCGCTGACCTGGATGACCTGTCTCGCTGTGCCGATGCGGCCATGTGCCGTGCCAAGCAAGAGGGACGAAACGGCTACCGTTTCTTCACCCCTGAAATGCAGTCGCAATCCGAGCGGATACTGGCCATTGAGAACGGCTTGAGAAAAGCGCTGGAGCGCCAACAGTTGAGCCTGTGTTACCAGCCGCAAGTCTGTCTGAACAAACGCACTGTGAGCGGTGCCGAGGTGCTGTTGCGCTGGACGCACCCTGAATTGGGTTCGGTGTCCCCGGCCGAGTTCATTTCCATCGCCGAAAGCAGTGGCCTGATTTTGCCGATTGGAGAGTGGGTGCTGCGCACGGCCGCGCAGCAGTGGACGAACTGGATGGCCGCTGGCATGGCCCCGATCACCCTGTCAGTCAACCTCTCTTCGGTGCAGTTTCGCCATGCTGATTTGCCTGAGATGGTGAGTACGGTCTTGCGGGAAACGGGTCTGGCCCCGCACCTGTTGGAGCTGGAGTTGACCGAGGGCGTGACGATGGACAAGCCCGACTTAGCCGTTGCGGTGATGAACGATTTGCATGGTCGCGGTATCCGGATGTCCATTGATGACTTTGGCACAGGCTACTCCTCGCTGAGCTACCTCAAGAAGTTCAAAATCAGCAAGATCAAGATTGACCAGTCCTTCGTGCGCGACATCACCGTGGACCCGGACGACAAGGCCATCGTCGGTGCCATCATCAAGATGGCAGACAACCTGAGCATGTCCGCCATTGCTGAAGGGGTTGAGACCCAGGCCCAGCTTGACTATCTGCGGGAGCAGGGCTGTGACCAAGTTCAGGGCTACTTTTTCAGCCGGCCCTTGGTGCCCGATCAATTCATCGAGTTCATCGACGAGCATCAAAACCCGGCCTGA
- a CDS encoding CHASE domain-containing protein, with translation MSRSPRHNRLRQWALVIGVFLLACSAGGWMIWNAQQDQLRHDRARASELANDQAQALQRGIDRSLSASYALAALVRRARGSVPDFAALGTEMLPFYPGIAALGLSPAGIVKDVVPLAGNEKLIGFNQLGNAAQAFESSKARDSGKLTLAGPLDLVQGGLGVVGRLPIFLTNSQGGSTFWGFSFVTLRFPQALEAANLGLINARGYAYELWRKVPESGKRQSIDSSNAQMLTDPVNAVLELPNGQWTLSVSPLGRLECHA, from the coding sequence ATGAGTCGCTCCCCCCGCCATAACCGCTTACGCCAATGGGCTTTGGTGATTGGCGTCTTTTTGCTCGCCTGCAGCGCTGGCGGGTGGATGATCTGGAATGCCCAGCAGGATCAATTGAGGCACGATCGTGCCCGCGCGTCAGAGTTGGCCAATGACCAGGCGCAGGCACTGCAGCGCGGTATCGATCGCTCCTTGTCTGCTTCATACGCGCTGGCGGCCCTGGTTCGACGAGCACGGGGCAGTGTGCCGGATTTTGCGGCCTTGGGCACTGAAATGTTGCCCTTTTACCCCGGTATTGCTGCGTTGGGGCTATCGCCAGCTGGCATTGTCAAAGATGTGGTTCCATTGGCAGGCAATGAAAAACTGATTGGTTTCAATCAGCTGGGCAATGCAGCGCAGGCGTTTGAGTCCTCCAAAGCCCGGGATTCTGGCAAGCTGACGTTGGCTGGGCCGCTTGATCTGGTGCAAGGCGGGTTGGGTGTGGTGGGGCGATTGCCCATTTTTCTGACCAACAGCCAGGGCGGTTCCACGTTTTGGGGATTTTCGTTTGTCACACTGCGTTTTCCCCAAGCGCTGGAGGCCGCCAACCTGGGGCTGATCAATGCGCGTGGCTACGCCTACGAGCTGTGGCGCAAAGTGCCCGAGTCGGGCAAGCGCCAGTCGATTGATTCCTCCAATGCACAAATGTTGACCGACCCTGTCAATGCCGTCCTGGAACTGCCTAACGGGCAATGGACACTGAGTGTGTCGCCCCTTGGCAGGCTGGAATGCCACGCATGA